The genomic window AGGTGCGCCATGCCGTGACTCGGCTTGAGTACCGCGTGCGTGAGCGCTTCAGTGATGATCAGGTGATGGGGTTTTGCGTGCAGCAGATGAAGCGTGGCTTTCAGTCGCTGCAGATCAACGTGGGCATTACCCGCGACCCCATCTTCGGGCCGCTGCTGCTGTTTGGCACAGGGGGTTATACGGTGGATGTGCTGGCGGATCGACAGCTGATGCTGCCACCGCTGAATCAGGCGCTGGCCCGTACCCTGGTGCAGCGCTCGCGGGTGTACGACATCATCTGTGAAAACAGCTATCAGGTTGAACGCGATGTCGATCAATTGTGCGATCTGCTGATCAAGTTGTCGGAAATGGTGGTGGATCTGCCTAATATCGCCGGGCTGGAAATTAACCCGCTGCTGCTCAACAAGCGCGGTCTGCTGGCGGTGGATGTGGCCGTGTCGGTGGCCGAGCCTGTGCGCCTGGCCATATCGCCGTACCCCGAGCATCTGACCGAGACGATTCGTCTGCGTCGCTCTGGCCGCAAGGCTGTGCTGCGCGCCATTCGAGGTGAAGATGAACCCGATCATCTGGAGTTTTACAATCATCTCAGCCCTGAATCTATCCGCATGCGCTATTTCTACAGCCGTGGTGTGCCGACGCACCAGGAGCTGGCCAACTGGACCCAGATTGATTATGACCGCGAAATGGCCTTTGTGGTGTCGGCACCGCGGGAAAACGGCGCCGGCAACGAGACCCTGGCCGTGGTGCGGGCGGTGACGGATGCGGATAATGTGCGCAGCGAGTTCTCCATTGTTATTCGGGACGATCTGCAGGGGGAGGGTGTCGGGGCTGTGCTGATGCACAAGCTGATCGACTACTGTCGCAGTCGGGGGACGCTGCAGCTGTATGGCTCGACCCTGCCGGTTAACCGGGGCATGCAGACCCTGGCCCGAAAGCTGGGTTTCAAGGTGCGTTTCAATGCCGAAGAGGATGTGGTCGAGATGGTCATGATGCTGAATGAGGCGACCGAGGAATGGCAGATGTACCGGTTGCAGTCATGAGTCTGGAGACCGCCCTGGCGCGCGATGGCGCCGAGGCCGATGTCAGCGCAGAACCTCTCACGGATGCCGAGCGTATCTGGCAGGTGGTGGCACGCATCCCCAGTGGGCGGGTCTGCAGCTACGGTCAGGTGGCCGAGCTGGCGGGCCTTGTGCGTCGGGCGCGCCTGGTGGGGCGTATTCTCAGCCGGCTGCCGGAGGGCAGTCGATTGCCGTGGCACCGGGTGGTGAACGCCAGGGGCGAACTGTCGTTGCCGGCGCAGAGTGAAGGTGCGCGGCTGCAACGCAGTCGGCTTGAATCCGAGGGTATCTGTTTTCTGCGTGGACGCATTTCGCTGGCGCACTACCGCTGGGATGGCGAAGGCTGAGCCGTTACGGGGCAGGCGGTTTTTTTGGCGGGCGACTAAACCT from Marinobacterium aestuarii includes these protein-coding regions:
- a CDS encoding MGMT family protein, which encodes MADVPVAVMSLETALARDGAEADVSAEPLTDAERIWQVVARIPSGRVCSYGQVAELAGLVRRARLVGRILSRLPEGSRLPWHRVVNARGELSLPAQSEGARLQRSRLESEGICFLRGRISLAHYRWDGEG